From one Bacillus sp. FJAT-42376 genomic stretch:
- a CDS encoding glycosyltransferase family 4 protein, whose amino-acid sequence MKHAIVYFPYELQKNPKSGSGVRPKRLVEAFTRYGEKENLKIVVISGQTKDRKERIREYLGSHDVKEAVFCYMENSTMPYWLTDKDHVPRGVGLDFPFWKKLKDNGVPIGCFYRDVYWQFDDMYVPPFGYKFLTPVMRNIYRKELSTYHKVVDKMYLPSLEMNRFVKWEKEFDELPPGMEKVSADEHVLPAVPTAVYVGGITDTVGILTMLEAFHLLNKDQIQVKLEFICREGEFKKYPEVQKFQNESWIHIQHLSGDDLKEVYKKADLALIPREKNTYHDFAMPVKLFEYLSYSLPIVATNCDAHARFLEDNSFGVVSTVDKQDFAEAVHQALKPEVHQGLVRSIREHAFEKNSWDARVQKVVHDLTAIRK is encoded by the coding sequence ATGAAACACGCCATCGTTTATTTTCCGTATGAGCTTCAGAAAAACCCGAAAAGCGGATCGGGGGTTCGGCCTAAGCGTTTAGTGGAGGCCTTTACCCGGTACGGGGAGAAAGAAAATCTTAAAATTGTTGTTATTTCTGGTCAGACGAAGGACCGTAAAGAACGAATCCGGGAGTATTTGGGCAGCCACGATGTGAAGGAGGCCGTGTTTTGCTACATGGAAAACAGCACGATGCCTTACTGGCTCACAGATAAAGACCATGTCCCGCGCGGAGTTGGATTGGATTTTCCTTTCTGGAAAAAACTAAAGGATAACGGTGTTCCGATCGGCTGCTTCTATCGTGACGTATACTGGCAGTTTGACGATATGTACGTTCCGCCGTTTGGCTATAAATTTTTAACGCCTGTTATGAGAAATATTTACAGAAAAGAGCTTAGCACGTATCATAAAGTAGTGGATAAAATGTATCTTCCTTCATTAGAAATGAATCGTTTCGTGAAGTGGGAAAAAGAATTCGATGAGCTTCCTCCCGGTATGGAAAAAGTTTCGGCCGATGAGCATGTGCTTCCTGCCGTGCCAACAGCCGTCTACGTAGGCGGAATAACGGATACAGTGGGGATTTTAACCATGCTTGAAGCGTTTCATCTTTTAAATAAGGATCAAATTCAAGTGAAGCTGGAATTCATCTGCCGTGAAGGAGAGTTTAAAAAGTATCCTGAGGTGCAGAAATTCCAAAACGAATCATGGATTCACATTCAGCATCTATCCGGAGATGATCTGAAAGAAGTTTATAAAAAGGCGGATCTTGCTCTTATTCCGAGAGAAAAGAATACGTACCACGATTTTGCGATGCCGGTAAAGCTGTTTGAATATCTTTCCTACAGCCTTCCAATCGTTGCGACAAACTGTGATGCTCATGCACGGTTTCTTGAAGATAACAGCTTTGGAGTGGTATCTACAGTGGACAAGCAGGATTTTGCTGAAGCGGTTCATCAGGCGCTGAAGCCTGAAGTCCATCAGGGGCTCGTCCGTTCCATCCGGGAACACGCATTTGAAAAAAACAGCTGGGATGCACGGGTTCAGAAGGTTGTTCACGATCTGACAGCCATCCGCAAATAA
- a CDS encoding NAD-dependent epimerase/dehydratase family protein: protein MKVLVTGGCGFIGSHIVDLLVQEQHDVMVVDDLSTGKQEHVNPHAQYVVSSINAPEFDAAVEKFKPEAIIHQAAQVSVPRSIDNPLKDEEINIRGSLQVIESAKNHGVRKIIFASSAAVYGNPEYLPVDTDHPTKPMAPYGVSKFSVEKYLQMAQSLHGIDYTILRYGNVYGPRQDALGEGGVIAIFAESLGRGEAPFIFGDGEQTRDFVYVQDVARANVKALTHGDNKILNVSSADKITIKELFFLMNEISGNSLEPIYKEERSGDIRDSVLSNSDTILALDWNAGVSLPQGLANTLEFYKSASK, encoded by the coding sequence ATGAAAGTTTTGGTAACGGGAGGCTGCGGGTTTATTGGCTCGCATATCGTAGACCTATTGGTGCAGGAGCAGCACGACGTCATGGTTGTGGATGATCTTAGCACAGGCAAACAGGAACATGTCAATCCACACGCACAATACGTTGTCAGCAGCATTAACGCTCCTGAATTTGATGCGGCAGTTGAGAAGTTCAAACCGGAAGCGATTATTCATCAGGCTGCACAGGTAAGTGTTCCAAGATCCATTGATAACCCATTGAAAGATGAGGAAATCAATATCCGGGGCTCGCTTCAAGTCATTGAAAGTGCGAAAAACCACGGTGTCCGTAAAATCATCTTTGCTTCATCAGCAGCTGTTTACGGAAATCCGGAATATCTTCCGGTCGATACCGACCATCCGACCAAGCCAATGGCTCCGTATGGTGTATCCAAGTTTTCCGTTGAAAAATACTTGCAGATGGCTCAGAGTCTGCACGGCATTGATTACACGATTCTTCGTTACGGCAATGTATACGGTCCGCGCCAGGATGCTTTGGGCGAAGGCGGCGTGATTGCCATTTTTGCTGAATCACTTGGCCGGGGAGAAGCCCCATTTATTTTTGGAGACGGGGAACAGACCCGCGACTTCGTTTACGTTCAAGATGTTGCGCGGGCTAATGTGAAAGCATTAACGCACGGCGATAACAAAATCTTAAACGTTTCTTCCGCCGATAAAATTACGATTAAAGAACTTTTCTTCCTGATGAACGAAATTTCAGGGAACAGTCTTGAACCGATCTATAAGGAAGAGCGCAGCGGTGATATTCGGGATAGTGTCCTATCCAACAGCGACACCATTTTGGCTCTTGATTGGAATGCCGGGGTCAGCTTACCGCAAGGTCTGGCCAACACATTGGAATTTTATAAAAGTGCATCAAAATGA
- a CDS encoding exopolysaccharide biosynthesis polyprenyl glycosylphosphotransferase encodes MTFFLSSDIVLMSEFFGTSSKLGNHIIKLAERNLEVILVAINRAESNLYRKYQSVAYAQTAEINPKKTAYNEYGKRFSDIILALIGLILSSPIVLITMLAIKLESPGAALFFQERVGLKGHKFNVIKLRSMRTDAEKNGAQWASKNDPRVTKIGAFIRKTRIDELPQFYNVLKGDMSLIGPRPERPMFAEDFEREIPGFSQRLAVKPGLTGWAQVNGGYDITPKEKLQHDLYYISNMSFVLDLKIIFKTIRVIFTGEGAR; translated from the coding sequence TTGACCTTTTTTTTAAGTAGTGATATTGTTCTTATGAGTGAATTCTTTGGAACAAGCAGTAAACTTGGAAACCATATTATAAAGTTAGCTGAAAGAAACTTAGAGGTGATTTTGGTGGCGATTAATCGGGCAGAATCCAATTTGTATCGTAAGTATCAATCCGTTGCCTACGCACAAACAGCAGAAATTAACCCGAAAAAGACAGCATATAACGAATACGGAAAACGATTTTCAGATATCATTTTAGCACTGATCGGCCTAATACTTTCGAGCCCAATTGTTTTGATAACCATGCTTGCAATCAAGCTGGAATCCCCCGGTGCGGCACTCTTTTTTCAAGAGCGCGTCGGTTTAAAGGGACATAAATTTAATGTCATTAAGCTCCGGTCCATGAGGACGGATGCTGAAAAGAACGGGGCGCAGTGGGCATCTAAGAACGATCCGCGTGTAACGAAAATCGGAGCTTTCATCCGCAAAACACGCATCGATGAGCTTCCCCAATTTTACAATGTGCTAAAAGGCGATATGAGCCTTATTGGCCCTAGACCTGAACGTCCGATGTTTGCAGAGGATTTCGAACGTGAAATTCCGGGATTTTCCCAGCGACTGGCTGTAAAACCAGGTTTAACAGGATGGGCACAGGTTAATGGAGGATATGATATCACTCCGAAAGAAAAGCTTCAGCATGATTTATACTATATTTCAAACATGAGCTTTGTACTGGATCTTAAAATTATTTTTAAAACTATACGTGTAATCTTTACTGGTGAAGGCGCTAGGTAA
- a CDS encoding S8 family serine peptidase, which translates to MKKPLRKALSGIVTAALIFSALPGVSVSAIEKAPKSETAIKNMLNMNQSKQGKRSSISKEKNQQFADKTLMIKYKTPISAQAHQRAGGKLIQRVAALGYDIVQINGKVSMEKAAKNYVAMPNVSAISKSALLKQAGSPDLKASAMYHLNTLNIPEASKLAGKNKVRVAVVDTGIDAKHPELKNKIKSNNNVMNPAQKGTPDVHGTHVSGIIAAEKNNGTGGYGINPNVDLISIDVFNRSFFANDYVVAQGILKAIDQKAQVINLSLSSMFPSPIIEEAVQKAIDANITVVAAAGNSGMNLAEYPASFEGVISVGSTNNKNKLSSYSTFGPGVDVVAPGEEIYSSVYDAEKGSSFAKMSGTSMASPAVAGVVSLMLSKNPKLTPYQINYILNKTAKDLGSKGYDISYGNGLVDPVAALTYNVKNVPANPKLSLEKRLGAAKAVTPEEGKSLTVSGLFKKMNQMDLYKLNVKKGEFVQTKLTGSANYDLVLGLDFYKGKETKPASKLKINDQGTDGAEGTLFEAKEDGVLLVYVKDAYGNYSESNLSKYGLTIEKSSSKLEDTNTLEKPDVISALPYHSETPLYYTDESAAIPPAEEGTPGNGEEGSKDEEGTPPGPVLKGDSDYFTFKTGAVKSGELMKFTVSGVPGIDPNVKLSMMVEEQGEKYPMEMGWVDSNRTGLGEEYIFKASPNSEYTVEVTNKPSMDAWIWMMMTGQQVIDLDRNYSSHLPYQVSLSSHEVPLDEDNFPEMNEGGSEEGTATPASPAAVNKRDVIIEQSSEEGSYEEYIQRILSNAIPYKAESTVKGYVQYMGDEDWYAFTPDEHAVYDFTFSSGKDSLVPSMEIYRYDPKVKEMVPLGANAEMTDTGYGAAASYAAGLKKGQTYYLKMAHVQYDASLSPYEFTARPIMKNTADKYETNDNFTEATPLGLTAVEGNFSSIGDQDTYYFKPAVSGLYGYTIQPMPEKNAKLKAPEKIKVPIDPVLVTIEDTNGNGKLDSEEEGNFIVSDYGFDNDPEAGSLEGKAGKGYFVLALNYWSDQTTVTPYKLTMAKMGGIDEDRGSVFKKGIPSKPAVLKNGKAKGYFQSIKDSDTYTFTLRNDKKLTASLKTPFGLDGKVTVIDSKGKVIWTADQYGAGDSEIFSLSLKKGKYYVKVEEAMERVSMSPYELTIK; encoded by the coding sequence GTGAAAAAACCATTGAGAAAAGCATTAAGCGGAATCGTAACGGCGGCACTCATCTTCAGTGCGCTTCCGGGAGTCTCAGTTTCGGCTATTGAAAAAGCTCCAAAATCGGAAACCGCTATTAAAAACATGCTAAACATGAATCAATCCAAACAGGGAAAGCGAAGCTCCATTTCAAAAGAGAAAAACCAGCAGTTTGCGGATAAAACGCTGATGATCAAATATAAAACACCAATCTCTGCCCAGGCTCACCAGCGGGCAGGCGGAAAACTTATTCAGAGAGTTGCGGCTCTGGGCTATGATATTGTTCAAATCAACGGAAAGGTATCGATGGAGAAGGCAGCCAAAAACTATGTGGCGATGCCGAACGTTTCGGCCATTTCTAAGAGCGCTTTGCTCAAACAGGCGGGGAGTCCGGACTTAAAAGCTTCTGCCATGTACCATCTAAATACATTAAACATTCCTGAGGCTTCAAAGCTCGCGGGTAAAAATAAAGTGCGTGTAGCTGTTGTTGATACAGGAATCGATGCAAAGCACCCGGAACTGAAAAATAAAATCAAGAGCAACAACAATGTGATGAATCCTGCTCAAAAAGGGACGCCGGATGTTCACGGGACCCATGTTTCAGGAATTATTGCTGCGGAAAAAAATAATGGAACCGGAGGATATGGAATCAATCCGAATGTCGACCTAATCTCGATCGATGTATTTAATCGTTCTTTCTTTGCCAACGACTATGTCGTGGCACAGGGGATCCTGAAGGCGATCGATCAAAAAGCTCAAGTTATCAACCTATCTCTAAGCTCCATGTTCCCTTCCCCGATTATTGAGGAGGCGGTTCAAAAAGCGATCGATGCCAATATTACGGTCGTGGCTGCGGCAGGGAACAGCGGCATGAATCTTGCAGAATACCCGGCTTCCTTTGAAGGGGTTATATCAGTCGGAAGCACGAACAATAAAAACAAGCTATCTTCTTATTCCACTTTTGGGCCTGGCGTCGATGTAGTGGCTCCGGGAGAGGAGATCTATTCATCGGTTTATGATGCGGAGAAAGGTTCTTCCTTTGCAAAAATGAGCGGAACATCCATGGCTTCGCCAGCTGTAGCGGGTGTCGTTTCATTAATGCTGAGCAAGAATCCGAAGCTGACACCGTATCAAATTAATTACATCCTAAATAAAACAGCAAAGGATCTTGGTTCGAAGGGATACGATATCTCTTATGGAAACGGACTTGTCGATCCGGTGGCTGCTTTGACATACAATGTGAAGAACGTGCCGGCCAATCCGAAGCTCTCTTTAGAAAAGCGTCTTGGCGCGGCCAAAGCGGTCACTCCTGAAGAAGGAAAATCGCTTACTGTTTCCGGCCTGTTTAAAAAAATGAATCAAATGGATTTGTATAAACTGAATGTGAAAAAAGGAGAGTTTGTCCAGACCAAACTGACCGGGTCTGCGAATTATGATCTTGTTTTAGGCCTCGACTTCTATAAAGGAAAAGAAACGAAACCCGCTTCCAAACTGAAAATCAATGATCAGGGGACAGATGGTGCGGAAGGAACGCTTTTTGAAGCAAAAGAGGATGGTGTCCTGCTTGTTTATGTGAAGGATGCATACGGAAATTACAGCGAAAGCAATCTTTCAAAATACGGACTGACCATTGAAAAATCCTCATCTAAACTTGAGGATACCAACACATTGGAAAAGCCGGACGTGATATCAGCACTTCCGTATCATTCAGAAACCCCTCTCTATTACACGGATGAATCAGCTGCGATCCCGCCAGCTGAAGAGGGAACTCCGGGTAACGGAGAGGAAGGGTCAAAGGATGAAGAAGGAACGCCACCCGGACCGGTGTTAAAAGGGGACAGCGATTACTTTACATTTAAAACCGGAGCCGTGAAATCAGGCGAATTAATGAAATTTACCGTATCCGGTGTTCCGGGGATTGATCCGAACGTGAAACTATCGATGATGGTCGAAGAACAAGGGGAAAAATACCCGATGGAAATGGGTTGGGTGGATTCAAACCGGACCGGTCTTGGGGAAGAATACATTTTCAAAGCCAGTCCAAACAGCGAATATACGGTGGAAGTAACGAATAAACCGAGCATGGATGCCTGGATCTGGATGATGATGACCGGCCAGCAGGTTATCGATCTCGACCGCAATTACTCTTCCCATCTGCCGTATCAAGTCTCATTATCAAGCCATGAGGTTCCGTTAGACGAAGACAACTTCCCTGAAATGAATGAAGGGGGATCTGAAGAAGGGACTGCAACTCCGGCATCACCTGCTGCAGTGAATAAACGTGATGTGATTATTGAACAGTCATCTGAAGAGGGTTCTTATGAAGAGTATATCCAGCGAATTCTAAGCAATGCCATTCCGTACAAAGCAGAAAGCACGGTGAAAGGGTATGTTCAATATATGGGGGATGAGGACTGGTATGCTTTTACACCGGATGAACATGCGGTGTACGATTTTACTTTTTCAAGCGGCAAGGATTCTCTCGTGCCGTCTATGGAAATTTACCGCTATGATCCAAAAGTAAAAGAAATGGTCCCATTAGGTGCCAATGCAGAGATGACGGATACCGGGTATGGCGCAGCCGCTTCCTATGCTGCAGGCTTGAAAAAGGGGCAAACCTACTATTTGAAAATGGCTCACGTCCAGTATGATGCCTCCCTTAGCCCCTATGAATTTACGGCCAGACCCATTATGAAGAATACAGCGGACAAATACGAAACCAATGACAACTTTACTGAAGCTACACCGCTTGGATTGACAGCAGTGGAAGGGAACTTTTCATCCATAGGTGACCAGGATACGTATTACTTTAAACCGGCTGTCAGCGGATTGTATGGTTATACGATCCAGCCGATGCCTGAAAAGAACGCAAAGCTGAAGGCTCCGGAAAAAATAAAGGTTCCAATCGATCCTGTTCTTGTCACCATTGAAGATACAAATGGGAATGGAAAGCTGGATTCGGAAGAAGAGGGCAATTTTATTGTGTCCGACTATGGCTTCGATAATGACCCGGAGGCGGGATCTCTCGAAGGAAAAGCGGGCAAAGGCTACTTTGTTCTGGCATTGAATTATTGGAGTGACCAGACAACCGTTACTCCATACAAATTAACGATGGCTAAAATGGGCGGGATAGATGAAGACAGAGGCTCTGTCTTCAAAAAAGGCATCCCAAGCAAGCCGGCAGTCTTGAAAAACGGAAAGGCGAAAGGCTACTTCCAATCCATCAAAGATTCAGATACGTACACATTCACCTTAAGAAACGACAAGAAACTGACAGCTTCCCTGAAAACACCATTTGGGCTGGATGGAAAGGTTACCGTGATTGATTCAAAAGGTAAAGTCATCTGGACAGCGGACCAATACGGAGCGGGAGACTCTGAAATTTTCAGTCTCAGCCTGAAAAAAGGAAAATATTATGTGAAGGTTGAAGAAGCAATGGAAAGGGTGAGTATGTCTCCTTATGAATTAACCATTAAATAA